In bacterium, the genomic stretch ATTTGATCGAAAAGATGAATTAGAAATCGGACCTCTCTCTAAAGGTCAGGGAAAGGAAGCAAGGCATTCCTACATAATAAGCATAGCAGAAGTACTAAAAAATTGCAAAAAATATCTTCAAAAGGATTATGACATCTTTTTAGTAGCCAATGACAAATTTAATCTCTATCCTGATATTGCTCAGTTAGCTGACATGAAAATTGTTAATCAATTTAAGCGCCCTGTGTTAAATAGAGTGGAAAAAGATAGATCTAATGCCTATGCAGAAATAATATTTCATTTAAAGGAAAGATAAAATGCCACTTACAAAAGAACAAATACAAAGAATTGAGAATACTATCAAAGAAAGTCTAAGGAAAAAGTTTCAAACATACAACCCAGAAACAAAAAACATGCCTTTTCACTATCGATTACTTGGTCGGGACAGAATGGCATTATTTTCCTTTATTCACTCATTAAATACTACTTTTGGAACATCTATTTTTGAACCTGTGGCTGAAACGATAGCAAATTTGAACTTTGAATTTGCACAAAAACAGTATGTGGTCGGTGATACTATTAGTGAACAAGCCCAATCTGAAATTCAACGTATTATGAATGAACTCACAATTGGAAAAAATCCGAATAAAACGGAAGAAATTGAAAGGATAAGAAAAGTTTGCAACAAGGGTACAATGAACAAATTAAAAACTGTGAAAGTGGATTTGTTTGTTCAGAGTACTGATGGAACAGTCCATCTGTTTGACTTAAAAACAGCAAAACCCAATATCAGCAATTTTAAAGATTTCAAAAGGACATTGTTAGAATGGATAGCAATTTATTTGGCAAAAAATCCAAATGCAAGTGTAGAGTCATATATTGCAATTCCGTACAATCCATATGAACCAAAACCTTATGAAAGATGGACTTTAAAAGGTATGTTAGATTTGGATAATGAGCTAAAAGTTGCAGAAGAATTGTGGGACTTTCTTGGCAACAATGGTACCTATGAAGAATTATTAAATTGTTTTGAAAGAGCAGGTATTGAATTGAGATCTGAAATTGATGCGTATTTTTCAAAATTCAAATAAAACACATAACCTATAAGGATTGAGTCGATCCGCGAAGAGGTCGAACTCAATCCATTGTTCAATAAGCCCGACTTCATTATATGACTCTGTTCATTTATGAGGATTTTCGTTC encodes the following:
- a CDS encoding TdeIII family type II restriction endonuclease, producing the protein MPLTKEQIQRIENTIKESLRKKFQTYNPETKNMPFHYRLLGRDRMALFSFIHSLNTTFGTSIFEPVAETIANLNFEFAQKQYVVGDTISEQAQSEIQRIMNELTIGKNPNKTEEIERIRKVCNKGTMNKLKTVKVDLFVQSTDGTVHLFDLKTAKPNISNFKDFKRTLLEWIAIYLAKNPNASVESYIAIPYNPYEPKPYERWTLKGMLDLDNELKVAEELWDFLGNNGTYEELLNCFERAGIELRSEIDAYFSKFK